From the genome of Ptychodera flava strain L36383 chromosome 20, AS_Pfla_20210202, whole genome shotgun sequence, one region includes:
- the LOC139119550 gene encoding uncharacterized protein, which translates to MPSPVHGSKDESPCEDHESDNGSDDLTVEQIDAINATVATVSRKTKKSYSLRNSVLQSQGSKDESPCEDHESDNGSDDLTVEQIDAINATVATPLWDRNVDYVVEKIRRFRRQKHRLDFVLGEDKEIDVLEAENIDDSQTPPSDVSTGTTYKCPVCEKKYKSSSGLRSHAKKIHAKILKASEHKVKDCCEETNNEDLVSSSCQDEDSTASSTNKSRKNVSSDVTVKKGYCRPPPVYTKEALENELSRLIVQTLTEVGEDVNLKVPNSVYGLGIAHIACSIVDKVKAGSSFPSTMISELTHHLWKTVTSGDSDNTYSQYNETIWHSFFNMWANNNDVTKLMIDTFCDLLTWSTVDNDQLFRTVRLFMFRLIVIVRKQRDRADKPAVIDDEVSVSEISEEEYQALRYFVDRGTVP; encoded by the exons GAAGCAAAGATGAAAGTCCATGTGAAGACCATGAGAGTGATAATGGAAGTGATGATCTGACAGTTGAGCAAATAGATGCAATCAATGCTACTGTTGCAACAGTATCAAGGAAAACTAAGAAGTCTTACTCTCTGAGAAATAGTGTACTTCAGTCCCAAG GAAGCAAAGATGAAAGTCCATGTGAAGACCATGAGAGTGATAATGGAAGTGATGATCTGACAGTTGAGCAAATAGATGCAATCAATGCTACTGTTGCAACA CCGCTGTGGGATCGCAACGTCGACTATGTTGTGGAAAAAATTCGACGATTTCGACGACAAAAACATAGATTGGACTTTGTGCTCGGTGAGGACAAGGAAATAGATGTTCTAGAAGCAGAAAACATCGACGACAGTCAAACACCGCCCAGTGATGTGAGTACTGGGACCAC TTACAAATGTCcagtttgtgagaaaaaatataaaagttcCAGTGGGCTCCGGAGTCACGCAAAGAAAATACATGCAAAGATATTAAAAG cTTCGGAACACAAAGTCAAGGATTGTTGTGAAGAAACAAACAATGAGGACCTCGTATCCTCTTCATGCCAGGATGAAG ATTCAACTGCCAGTAGTACAAACAAATCAAGGAAAAATGTATCAAGTGATGTCACTGTGAAGAAAG GTTATTGCCGACCTCCACCTGTGTATACAAAAGAAGCCCTAGAGAATGAGTTATCACGCCTTATTGTTCAAACATTGACAGAGGTTGGTGAAGATGTGAATCTGAAAGTTCCAAACAGCGTATATGGTTTGGGAATTGCACATATTGCATGTAGCATTGTTGATAAAGTCAAGGCAGGTTCATCATTTCCTTCAACAATGATTTCAGAGCTGACACATCATCTGTGGAAGACAGTAACATCCGGTGACAGTGACAATACATATTCTCAGTATAATGAAACAATATGGCACTCATTCTTTAATATGTGGGCCAACAACAATGATGTAACAAAGCTCATGATAGATACATTCTGTGATTTACTTACATGGAGCACTGTTGACAATGATCAGCTATTCCGAACTGTAAGACTGTTCATGTTCAGGCTGATTGTTATTGTAAGGAAGCAAAGGGACAGGGCAGACAAACCAGCAGTTATTGATGATGAAGTCTCTGTCAGCGAGATAAGTGAAGAGGAGTACCAGGCTCTCCGGTATtttgtggatagagggactgtgccttAA